One window of Saccharicrinis carchari genomic DNA carries:
- a CDS encoding Hpt domain-containing protein produces MIQVIKEKFIADTLQSLCEIEKCLSNYSEGCKTEDLVEDVFMVLHQIKGTAPMLGIKGLSEIVYPAERVYIALRQRELSFSHEIKLNTIQLITAIKAILAVNQEDNLDSKSTPCSFNFFESLVN; encoded by the coding sequence ATGATACAGGTAATAAAAGAAAAATTTATTGCCGATACGCTTCAAAGTCTTTGCGAAATTGAAAAATGTTTAAGTAACTATAGTGAGGGCTGTAAAACCGAGGATCTAGTAGAAGATGTTTTTATGGTTTTGCATCAGATAAAGGGTACGGCACCCATGCTCGGCATTAAGGGGCTTAGTGAGATCGTGTATCCTGCGGAACGGGTTTATATAGCCTTACGCCAAAGAGAACTCTCTTTTTCTCACGAAATAAAATTGAATACCATTCAGCTTATTACAGCCATTAAGGCTATACTGGCTGTTAACCAAGAAGATAACCTTGACTCAAAAAGTACACCATGTTCATTCAACTTTTTTGAGTCATTGGTTAATTAA
- a CDS encoding efflux RND transporter permease subunit — MWIFIARTILKNRILFLSILFIITAFFAYKGTGVEMSYQYAPLLPEDDPTYLEYEAFEKVFSNEGNLMVIGVKDKNFFQLEHFKYWNQLRADVNSIEGVSSVFSVSESFDLVKNTELKQFDLKPLFNEEINAQHELDSIKNRFYELPFYKGNIYNKNKDAYLMAITLEPEILQSPERVALINEIVKAGENYTRNTKIDLHYSGLPYIRVTTAEMIKKELNMFIFLALGITAVIMFLFFRSFKVVMFSMLVVGMAVIWVVGTQALLGFKITILTGMIPPLIIVIGIPNSVFLLNKYHQEFKQHGNKIKALQRVICKIGNATFLTNLTTASGFATFIFTSSRILVEFGIIAAINIIGVFILSILLIPIIFSFLSVPQDRHLNHLNNKTVNKMVDKLVHITLNHRRSVYITTGLVLILGAIGIANIKTTGYMLDDIPHHDPLYLDLVFFEDNFDGLMPLEIMIDSKKANTALRTSNLKKLDQLHQKLSAHPDISGAIALSEVVKFARQAFYNGNPKYYSIPSKQERNFLLSYVSKGSGQQSSVINSFLDSLKQKTRMSFRIKDIGTTKMTDLNTTVQENINEIFPEDKYQTTVTGASVLFFKGTKYLIRNLFTSLFLAILLIASFMAWMFSSKRMVLVSLIPNVIPLISTAALMGYFGIPIKPSTILVFSIAFGISVDDTIHYLAKYRQELSETNWSIKAATVLALKETGVSMIYTSIILFFGFGIFGFSSFGGTVALGILVAVTLLIALLSNLILLPSLLLSLEKIITNKSFKEPLLQIYNEDEDIEIADLRIKNSETKRISPNSQTEE; from the coding sequence ATGTGGATTTTTATTGCACGCACTATATTAAAAAACAGAATACTGTTTTTAAGTATCTTATTTATTATTACTGCCTTTTTTGCTTACAAAGGCACAGGTGTTGAAATGTCGTACCAGTATGCTCCATTGCTACCCGAAGACGACCCTACTTATTTAGAATATGAAGCCTTTGAAAAGGTTTTTAGCAACGAGGGCAACTTAATGGTGATAGGGGTAAAAGACAAAAACTTCTTTCAACTGGAACACTTTAAATACTGGAATCAACTAAGGGCTGATGTAAATTCAATAGAAGGGGTGAGCTCGGTTTTTTCGGTATCAGAATCTTTTGATCTTGTAAAAAATACGGAACTTAAACAGTTTGATCTCAAACCCTTGTTCAATGAGGAGATCAACGCTCAACACGAACTGGACTCCATCAAAAACAGATTTTACGAACTACCTTTTTACAAAGGAAACATTTACAATAAAAATAAGGATGCCTACTTGATGGCCATTACGCTGGAACCTGAAATACTGCAAAGTCCGGAAAGAGTGGCGCTGATAAATGAAATAGTAAAAGCCGGCGAAAATTACACCCGCAACACGAAAATAGACCTGCATTATTCGGGCTTGCCCTATATTAGGGTAACCACTGCCGAGATGATAAAAAAAGAACTGAACATGTTTATTTTTTTAGCATTAGGCATAACCGCTGTTATTATGTTTCTGTTTTTCCGATCCTTTAAAGTGGTCATGTTTTCGATGCTGGTAGTGGGCATGGCAGTTATTTGGGTAGTGGGTACGCAAGCGCTTTTGGGTTTTAAAATTACCATATTAACTGGCATGATACCGCCTCTTATTATTGTAATAGGTATTCCCAACTCCGTTTTTCTGCTCAATAAATACCATCAGGAATTTAAACAACACGGTAACAAAATAAAAGCCCTGCAACGCGTAATATGTAAAATTGGTAATGCCACCTTTTTAACTAACCTTACAACAGCCAGTGGATTTGCCACTTTTATATTTACCAGCAGCCGTATTTTGGTAGAGTTTGGCATTATAGCCGCTATCAACATTATCGGTGTTTTTATTTTATCCATATTGCTTATCCCCATTATTTTCAGTTTTTTATCCGTACCTCAGGATCGGCATCTAAACCACTTGAATAACAAAACGGTAAACAAGATGGTAGATAAGCTGGTACACATAACCCTTAATCACAGACGTTCGGTTTACATAACCACAGGACTGGTACTGATACTGGGCGCCATTGGCATAGCGAATATAAAAACAACGGGTTACATGCTCGACGATATTCCGCATCACGATCCGCTGTACTTAGATTTAGTGTTTTTTGAAGATAACTTTGACGGCCTGATGCCGTTGGAGATAATGATAGATAGCAAAAAAGCCAATACGGCATTAAGAACTTCCAATTTAAAAAAGTTGGATCAATTGCATCAAAAGCTGTCCGCGCATCCTGATATCTCCGGTGCTATCGCCTTATCCGAAGTGGTTAAGTTTGCACGCCAGGCGTTTTATAATGGCAACCCAAAGTATTATAGTATCCCCAGCAAGCAGGAACGTAATTTTTTGCTTTCGTATGTATCAAAGGGGAGCGGACAACAGTCGAGTGTCATCAACTCATTTTTGGATTCGCTCAAGCAAAAAACCAGAATGAGTTTTAGGATAAAAGATATAGGTACCACTAAAATGACCGACCTCAATACAACGGTACAAGAAAATATAAACGAAATATTTCCTGAGGACAAATATCAAACTACCGTTACAGGTGCCAGCGTATTGTTTTTTAAAGGCACAAAATACCTTATACGTAATCTCTTCACCAGCCTGTTTTTAGCCATTCTACTGATTGCCTCTTTTATGGCCTGGATGTTTTCGTCGAAACGGATGGTGCTGGTTTCGCTGATACCTAACGTAATACCGCTTATCTCTACTGCCGCCCTTATGGGATATTTTGGTATTCCCATTAAACCATCCACCATACTGGTATTTAGTATTGCCTTCGGAATTTCCGTTGATGATACAATACATTACCTGGCCAAATACCGCCAGGAGCTAAGCGAAACCAACTGGAGTATAAAAGCTGCCACAGTACTGGCGCTCAAAGAAACCGGTGTGAGCATGATATACACGTCCATTATCTTGTTTTTTGGTTTTGGTATTTTTGGTTTTTCAAGCTTTGGCGGTACGGTAGCTTTGGGCATTCTGGTGGCGGTAACTTTACTCATCGCGCTACTATCCAATTTAATACTGTTGCCCTCCTTGTTGTTATCCTTAGAAAAAATTATTACCAACAAATCGTTTAAAGAACCGTTATTACAAATATACAACGAAGACGAGGACATAGAGATTGCGGACTTAAGAATAAAAAACAGCGAAACAAAACGAATAAGCCCTAACTCACAAACCGAAGAATAA
- a CDS encoding YfiR family protein, producing the protein MKKHVLLLLIFILIVPKVGFGQVEKYKSVFTLNFIRYIGWPEDAKTGDFVIGVLRHDKIAELLASQSSGKKFGHQNVVIKSFKSVDDVSNCQVLYVSSSINFSRHAETLLSKIGKTALVVTESEGATKHGAVINFVVRDQTLKFEIDNANAQKYGLSISSKLSEMTAAIQK; encoded by the coding sequence ATGAAAAAGCACGTACTGTTATTATTAATTTTTATCCTGATTGTGCCAAAGGTTGGCTTTGGCCAGGTAGAAAAATACAAATCGGTATTTACCTTAAACTTTATTAGATATATAGGATGGCCCGAAGATGCAAAAACAGGCGATTTTGTAATTGGCGTATTAAGGCATGACAAAATAGCCGAGTTGTTGGCATCGCAATCGAGTGGGAAAAAATTTGGACACCAGAATGTGGTTATTAAAAGTTTTAAATCGGTTGACGACGTGAGTAACTGTCAGGTTTTGTATGTATCGTCAAGTATTAATTTTTCGCGACACGCCGAAACCCTGCTTTCCAAAATTGGAAAAACCGCTTTAGTAGTAACGGAAAGTGAAGGAGCTACCAAACACGGAGCTGTAATTAATTTTGTAGTGCGCGACCAGACCTTAAAATTTGAAATTGATAATGCCAACGCTCAAAAATATGGCCTCAGCATCAGTTCAAAACTATCAGAAATGACTGCCGCTATCCAAAAGTAA
- a CDS encoding RidA family protein — MRVVKIKEAGKGNTFEIRVQTTLEAIINENKNKQIVKLDVTVNSVHSKNFTDEYDYVQETIKKVFKNKVPAYSILFSPICDDSEFTMQYQIYDMDVKIQYKTLLKHPYVTAESENGIEIFSGGISFQEDSLLFSAQRCFDLSEQILMAEDMNFGHIHQQWNYIPTPHPNTDTPVEAQDGLQLFNEVQNFYYEPPLFVNGKPLARNRYNYNATLLIDFIAFAVNNDVVTTKEIPKAAMDWVNDHPGLNSKQVVDGKNELWFTSSPGNKLAADNEAIGKSNKDIEQQTLQSLKSIVSLKDSSHTHLHTKGEFSYLKVTVDQREDYTKVEELIKSSLPGINVFFVNGISHQSDVLVELEGLII; from the coding sequence ATGAGAGTTGTAAAAATAAAGGAAGCAGGCAAGGGTAATACTTTTGAAATCAGGGTTCAAACGACGCTTGAAGCCATAATAAATGAAAACAAGAACAAGCAAATTGTTAAGCTGGATGTAACTGTAAATAGTGTGCACAGCAAAAATTTTACGGATGAGTACGACTATGTGCAAGAGACCATTAAAAAAGTTTTTAAAAACAAGGTTCCGGCTTATTCGATACTATTTAGTCCAATTTGCGATGACAGCGAATTTACCATGCAATATCAAATTTATGATATGGATGTTAAGATACAGTATAAAACCTTGCTCAAACATCCGTATGTAACTGCTGAAAGCGAAAATGGTATCGAAATATTCTCTGGGGGAATATCATTTCAAGAAGATTCGCTGCTTTTTTCGGCACAACGCTGTTTCGATCTTTCGGAGCAAATATTAATGGCCGAAGACATGAACTTCGGTCATATCCATCAACAGTGGAATTATATCCCCACTCCCCACCCAAACACAGATACTCCGGTTGAGGCCCAAGATGGATTACAATTATTTAACGAAGTACAGAATTTTTATTACGAACCACCATTGTTTGTAAATGGAAAACCTCTTGCCAGAAACAGATATAATTACAACGCTACCCTACTAATTGATTTTATAGCTTTTGCTGTAAATAACGATGTAGTTACAACTAAAGAAATACCGAAAGCAGCTATGGATTGGGTCAACGACCATCCCGGTTTAAACAGCAAGCAGGTTGTAGATGGTAAAAACGAACTATGGTTTACCAGCAGCCCCGGCAATAAGCTGGCGGCAGATAATGAAGCAATAGGTAAATCGAATAAAGATATTGAACAGCAAACCCTTCAAAGTCTAAAAAGTATTGTATCACTCAAAGATAGCAGCCACACTCACCTGCACACCAAAGGTGAGTTCAGTTATTTAAAAGTAACCGTAGATCAGAGAGAAGATTATACAAAGGTTGAAGAGTTGATTAAGAGTTCACTCCCCGGTATAAATGTTTTTTTTGTAAATGGTATTTCTCATCAAAGCGATGTGCTGGTTGAACTTGAAGGCCTTATAATTTGA
- a CDS encoding chemotaxis protein CheW has product MKGEFKTLVSFGLQKQTFAFDSLMVRNILAFEDNITKVPNSRDFILGVINLHGIIIPVTDMRRMMNLDEQETTQDTAIIIVSPEDKIESQFGIVVDIVKEVFEVKTENIMPSVYQNKMGLIESFVGAVEEKGELVHLIDLLHVVSQIDSKN; this is encoded by the coding sequence ATGAAAGGTGAATTTAAAACACTGGTTTCGTTTGGTCTGCAAAAGCAAACTTTTGCTTTCGACAGTCTGATGGTTCGTAATATATTGGCCTTTGAGGATAATATAACTAAAGTGCCTAATAGCAGAGATTTTATTTTGGGTGTTATCAACTTACATGGTATCATTATCCCGGTAACAGATATGCGCAGAATGATGAATTTGGATGAACAGGAAACAACACAGGATACTGCCATTATCATTGTTTCGCCCGAAGATAAAATAGAATCACAGTTTGGTATTGTGGTAGATATAGTAAAAGAAGTGTTTGAAGTGAAAACCGAAAATATTATGCCATCGGTATATCAAAATAAAATGGGGCTGATAGAGTCCTTCGTAGGTGCAGTGGAGGAAAAAGGAGAGCTGGTGCACTTAATCGATCTTTTACATGTTGTTTCACAAATAGATAGTAAAAACTAA
- a CDS encoding chemotaxis protein CheA codes for MIDKFRVKFVEESLDNVQDLEEALLLLEKDTSDKEIIERIFRAMHTLKGGGAMFGYNDLSEFTHHLETVYDEIRNGRLVLTDDIISETFNAVDQIKHFLNVGDISDETEKQELAALTRKIQGFVTDKNSANPTKQTTESFADEDVSAQPTDDSRTYLIHFKPHLNILQNGTNPLFLLDDLHALGNAVVLYDQRNVPEISDLNVQECYLNWNIVLNTAEDLNEIQDVFIFVEDECDLTITEIFKGNILNHPSFLSVIEQCKQGEKLLDAELLKSISWTGVQQKPKTEKKTAQLKEHKISSIRVASTKIDELVNLVSELVTIQAQLNLYAETKGEPGIMGLSESIEKLTRQLRDNAFEISLIPLQSDLMRFQRLVRDLSKELNKEIDFIIEGGDIELDKNIIEHLTDPLLHMIRNCVDHAIEMPEERIKKGKNPKGNIIFKAYYEGANVIIKIIDDGKGIDTNLILEKAINRGLVDEGAELSKKEILDLVFQSGFSTKEEVSDLSGRGVGMDVVNRKIGEIRGEVSIDSEIDTGTTITLTLPLTLSIIDGLLVTVAGSQYVIPISAIEKIVPLPTDYKNTVFNGVIKLGQEHLPIIALRDIFNEGTSDQKEHIIQVKFEDKSFGLIVDKVIGEYQTVVKPLGRMLKDQEVISGASIMGDGTISMVIDTNRLIHSHGNQKLHK; via the coding sequence ATGATTGATAAGTTTAGGGTTAAATTTGTTGAAGAGTCTCTCGATAATGTGCAGGATCTGGAAGAGGCTCTGTTGCTTTTAGAAAAGGATACGTCCGACAAAGAAATAATTGAACGCATATTCAGAGCCATGCACACGCTCAAAGGTGGTGGTGCTATGTTTGGTTATAACGATTTAAGTGAGTTTACCCACCACCTGGAAACAGTTTATGATGAAATAAGAAACGGTAGGTTAGTACTTACAGACGATATTATTTCTGAAACCTTTAACGCAGTTGATCAGATAAAGCATTTTTTAAATGTAGGCGATATCAGCGATGAAACTGAAAAACAGGAATTGGCTGCACTAACCCGAAAAATTCAAGGTTTTGTTACGGATAAAAATAGTGCCAATCCCACTAAACAAACGACCGAAAGCTTTGCTGATGAGGATGTTTCAGCGCAGCCCACAGATGATTCCCGAACTTATCTGATTCATTTTAAGCCACACTTAAATATTCTTCAAAACGGTACCAATCCTCTTTTTTTACTCGACGATTTGCATGCCTTGGGAAACGCCGTGGTTTTATACGATCAGCGTAATGTGCCCGAAATATCTGATTTAAATGTTCAGGAGTGTTACCTTAATTGGAATATCGTATTAAATACTGCGGAGGATCTTAATGAGATACAAGACGTTTTTATTTTTGTAGAGGATGAGTGTGATTTAACAATTACCGAAATATTTAAGGGAAATATTTTAAACCACCCCAGCTTTTTATCCGTTATCGAACAATGCAAACAAGGAGAAAAACTACTCGATGCCGAATTGTTAAAAAGCATATCCTGGACAGGTGTTCAACAAAAACCAAAAACCGAAAAAAAGACGGCGCAATTAAAAGAGCACAAAATATCCAGCATTAGAGTGGCTTCCACTAAAATAGATGAGTTGGTAAATCTGGTTAGTGAGCTGGTAACCATTCAGGCTCAGCTTAATCTTTACGCCGAAACCAAAGGGGAGCCCGGGATAATGGGTTTGTCAGAAAGCATTGAAAAGTTAACCCGTCAATTGCGCGATAACGCCTTTGAAATAAGTCTGATACCATTACAAAGCGATTTAATGCGTTTCCAGCGTCTGGTAAGAGATCTTTCAAAGGAATTAAATAAAGAAATAGACTTTATAATTGAAGGTGGAGATATAGAACTGGATAAAAATATTATTGAACACCTTACCGATCCCTTGTTACACATGATACGTAACTGTGTGGATCATGCTATCGAAATGCCCGAGGAGCGCATAAAAAAAGGTAAAAATCCCAAAGGCAACATTATCTTTAAGGCGTATTACGAAGGAGCCAATGTAATTATTAAAATTATAGACGATGGCAAAGGAATCGATACGAATTTAATACTTGAAAAAGCCATTAACAGAGGCTTGGTGGACGAGGGAGCCGAGTTAAGTAAAAAAGAAATACTAGACCTCGTGTTTCAAAGTGGCTTCTCAACCAAGGAAGAGGTATCAGATTTATCGGGTAGGGGTGTTGGAATGGACGTGGTGAACCGAAAAATTGGCGAAATAAGAGGCGAGGTATCCATCGACTCGGAAATTGACACAGGCACAACCATAACACTTACCCTACCCTTAACATTATCTATAATAGATGGTCTGTTGGTAACGGTGGCCGGTTCGCAGTATGTGATCCCTATTTCGGCAATAGAAAAAATAGTTCCTTTACCCACAGATTATAAGAATACTGTATTTAATGGGGTGATTAAGCTCGGACAAGAACATTTGCCAATCATTGCGTTGCGCGATATTTTTAACGAGGGCACAAGTGATCAAAAAGAACATATTATTCAGGTTAAATTCGAAGATAAAAGTTTTGGTTTAATTGTGGATAAGGTCATTGGTGAGTATCAAACCGTGGTGAAACCTTTGGGAAGAATGCTCAAGGATCAGGAGGTGATTTCGGGAGCTTCTATCATGGGCGATGGCACCATTTCTATGGTTATTGATACCAACAGACTCATCCATTCACATGGTAATCAAAAATTACACAAATAA
- a CDS encoding response regulator, translating to MAKTVLIVDDSESIREVVNFTLENEGYEVLVGIDGEDALRFLDGRHLDIIITDLHMPNLDGLGLIRKVREIEAYKHIPILFLTTESQAAKKMEAKQAGATGWIIKPFVPAKLLSAISRVLR from the coding sequence ATGGCTAAAACAGTACTTATTGTTGACGACTCAGAAAGCATTAGGGAAGTAGTTAATTTTACTTTGGAAAACGAAGGGTACGAAGTATTAGTGGGGATTGACGGTGAAGATGCGCTTCGATTTTTAGATGGTCGCCATCTGGATATTATTATTACGGATTTGCACATGCCCAACCTGGACGGTTTGGGTTTAATCCGTAAAGTGCGCGAAATAGAAGCTTACAAGCATATTCCTATTTTATTTTTGACCACAGAATCGCAGGCAGCAAAAAAAATGGAAGCTAAACAAGCAGGTGCTACAGGATGGATAATCAAACCATTTGTGCCGGCTAAACTATTGAGCGCAATATCCCGTGTATTACGATGA
- a CDS encoding methyl-accepting chemotaxis protein: MKLKLNIAQKLMAGIGIILVAIMINGVATYITLNNSRSLSDEITQVYSPSQQNIQLFKDMIINSRALIKSWVFIDRQPGTADKLTLENLHANDYPSVIKELDANKTNWDKADQATFDAIKLKTDSLFQRHQYVMSSLNTFEAYDDVMIIFDVEPMVGEDGEIMEKSNAIIKELEILEHKFGNLNTAALKEMDESFRWFGGFVIFMIVLLVSIASAIAYWLYNSIIKPLNKAVVFTQAIGKGNLMAQLDVDQDDEIGKMAEALKAMASNIKNIVISIKENANDLVSSGQNVKNSSVQLSKGSADQAASAEEVSTSIEEMVANIDQNTDNAVQTEKITVETAKDVKVADKLSTEAAEAMKSVAGKITIIGDIAFQTNILALNAAVEAARAGEHGRGFSVVAAEVRKLAERSKLAADEIHNLVNGGLKVSQESGEKARLLVPDIETTTQLIKEISAASLEQKTGAEQINMAMQQLNLITQENASSSDELTQSAEQLAVLADKLKKAVSFFMIGEMEEIHSVAKENTANDNRIKQTERAKESTPQKAKDNQPKGNLIDLEMEMDMDNYEKY, encoded by the coding sequence ATGAAATTAAAATTGAATATAGCGCAAAAGCTGATGGCCGGTATCGGTATTATTCTTGTGGCAATTATGATTAATGGTGTTGCCACTTATATTACTTTAAACAATAGCCGTAGCTTAAGTGATGAAATAACCCAGGTTTACAGCCCTTCACAACAGAATATTCAGTTGTTCAAGGATATGATAATTAATTCGAGAGCACTTATTAAGAGCTGGGTGTTTATTGACAGGCAGCCCGGTACAGCCGATAAGTTAACCCTTGAAAACTTACATGCTAATGATTACCCCAGCGTTATCAAGGAACTAGATGCTAACAAAACAAACTGGGACAAAGCGGATCAGGCAACTTTTGATGCCATTAAACTTAAAACGGACTCACTTTTCCAGCGGCACCAGTATGTAATGAGTAGCTTGAACACTTTTGAGGCCTACGACGATGTGATGATTATTTTTGACGTGGAACCTATGGTGGGAGAAGATGGTGAGATAATGGAAAAGAGTAATGCTATTATCAAAGAGTTAGAGATATTGGAGCATAAGTTCGGTAATTTGAATACAGCGGCGTTAAAAGAAATGGATGAATCGTTCAGGTGGTTTGGCGGTTTTGTCATCTTTATGATAGTATTACTGGTTTCAATAGCCTCTGCTATTGCTTATTGGCTTTACAATAGTATTATTAAACCTTTAAACAAAGCTGTGGTGTTTACCCAAGCAATTGGTAAGGGTAATTTGATGGCTCAATTGGATGTGGATCAGGACGATGAAATAGGTAAGATGGCCGAGGCCTTGAAAGCTATGGCTTCTAACATAAAAAACATTGTTATTTCTATCAAGGAAAATGCGAATGACTTGGTTTCGAGTGGACAAAATGTAAAAAACAGTTCCGTTCAGCTTAGCAAAGGATCTGCCGACCAGGCGGCCTCGGCCGAAGAGGTTTCTACATCCATAGAAGAGATGGTGGCGAATATCGATCAGAATACAGATAACGCTGTGCAGACCGAAAAAATTACGGTAGAAACGGCTAAGGATGTAAAAGTAGCGGATAAGTTGTCTACGGAAGCGGCCGAAGCCATGAAGAGTGTGGCCGGTAAAATTACCATCATTGGCGACATTGCCTTCCAAACGAATATATTGGCACTGAACGCAGCCGTTGAGGCGGCCAGAGCAGGAGAGCACGGACGCGGCTTTTCGGTAGTTGCGGCCGAGGTGCGTAAACTGGCCGAAAGAAGCAAACTGGCCGCCGACGAAATACATAACCTGGTTAATGGTGGCTTAAAAGTGTCGCAGGAATCAGGGGAAAAAGCACGTTTGTTGGTACCCGACATTGAAACAACAACACAGCTGATAAAAGAGATTTCTGCGGCCAGTCTGGAGCAAAAAACCGGAGCTGAACAAATTAATATGGCTATGCAGCAACTTAACCTCATTACTCAGGAAAATGCTTCCTCCTCCGATGAGCTTACTCAAAGTGCTGAACAGTTGGCGGTGCTGGCCGATAAACTAAAAAAGGCGGTGAGCTTTTTTATGATAGGCGAAATGGAGGAGATACATTCCGTTGCTAAGGAAAATACGGCAAATGATAATAGGATAAAACAAACGGAACGCGCCAAAGAATCAACTCCTCAAAAAGCCAAAGATAACCAGCCTAAAGGTAATTTGATAGATTTGGAAATGGAAATGGATATGGATAATTACGAAAAATATTAA
- a CDS encoding chemotaxis protein CheW: MEDNNISYLSFKVGNEIFALHASKVHEICEYRAPRNVPGDISFMSGVIDHRNEVIPVIDTGIKFGMDPIKISAQTCIIVIDVQRNGDKAFRVGVLTDAVTDVFEAEEEDFKPIDTDYSPDYIRATFKREEDFYLILNSDSVFSKNEVITLSNILKKIKTQ, encoded by the coding sequence ATGGAAGATAACAACATCTCTTATTTGTCGTTTAAAGTAGGCAACGAAATCTTTGCCTTGCACGCAAGCAAGGTACACGAAATATGCGAATACAGGGCGCCCCGCAATGTGCCGGGCGATATTTCATTTATGAGTGGGGTAATCGATCATCGCAATGAAGTGATACCGGTTATCGATACCGGCATAAAATTCGGGATGGATCCCATTAAAATAAGTGCCCAAACGTGTATCATTGTTATCGATGTGCAGCGTAATGGCGACAAGGCTTTTAGAGTAGGAGTTTTAACGGATGCAGTAACGGATGTTTTTGAAGCCGAAGAGGAGGATTTTAAACCTATAGATACGGATTACAGCCCTGATTATATTAGAGCTACATTCAAACGCGAAGAAGATTTTTATCTGATTTTAAACTCAGATAGCGTGTTTAGTAAAAATGAAGTAATCACCTTAAGCAACATTTTAAAAAAAATTAAAACCC